In the Xanthobacteraceae bacterium genome, GGCAATGTCTGGGGAGATGCGCGGAGCCTTCGGCATAGCCGCTGTTTACAGCAGATCGTCGAAATTGGGGAGTTTCGGGTCGGGTGAAAGCACCAGAGCCTTCTTCTCGTAGCGGAAGTCCGCGCCCAGCGGCCATACATTGTCCGGGAAAGCCTTCAGGAGCTGCCCGATATAGAAATCGAACATAGGCTCGCGGCAGATCATGTATTTCGTCTGCGCGGCGATGTCTTCGCGGTCGATAATGCAGAACACACGCAACGACGGCTCGCGCTTGAGAAATTCATGCACGATGACCGGAAGCGTCGGATAACCCGCGTGCAGCATGTCGTCGAGGCAAATCACGCCGCGCTCGTCGAGGGTTTGCGTTGCAAGCGACATATCATTTGCGAGATGCTCTGGCGTATGTTCGCCGTCGACATGAAAGAATAGTACTTTCTTGCCGGTCGCGAGCGCCAGAATCTCTTTCGCGCTCAATTTCAGGCTATCGGCGGCAACGATGATCGAGCGGCCGGGAACGCCGTATTTCGCGATGTTGTCTTCCAGCGCGGTCTTTACCTTCGGGCTGGGCCAATGAAACGTATCGAAACCGATCGCCCGCTCATCGCCGGTCAGTGCATGCGAAAGCGCGATGAAATAGCGGCCCGCGAAAGCACCTATCTCGACGAAGTGTCCGGCAATTCCTTGCTCGGATTGAATGCGCATCGTGGCTGCGCCGACCGCCGCCGCGAAACGCGAGGACATGCCTGGTACGGAGAAGTAGTGCTGCCCGATGTAGGCGTCGGCCGCGGCAATTCCGGATTTAAAGGGTGCCAGCAAAGAATTATTCCGCTGCCGCCCGATCGTGGCCGAGTTTCAACGAGAGCGAGCGCAGCAGGTCTTCCGCCGCTTCCGCGATCACGGTGCCCGGCGGGAAGATCGCTTCCGCGCCTGCTGCCTTCACTTCCGCGTAGTCCTGCGGAGGAATGACGCCACCGACGACGATCATGATGTCCTCGCGGCCTTCCTTCTTCAGCGCAGCTTTCAGTTCGGGAACCAGCGTGAGGTGTCCGGCCGCGAGCGAAGAAATGCCGACGACATGCACGTCGTTCTCGACTGCCTGCCGTGCGGCTTCCGCGGGTGTTGCGAACAGCGGACCGATGTCCACGTCGAAGCCGAGGTCGGCGAAGGCGGAAGCGATCACCTTCTGGCCGCGGTCGTGGCCGTCCTGTCCGACCTTCGCCACCAGGATACGCGGGCGGCGGCCTTCGTCGGCCTCGAACTTCTCAACCAGTTTCTGTACGCGGACGACTGCGTCGGACATATTCCCGACCTCCCGCTTGTAAACGCCTGTAATCGCACGGATTTCCGCACGATGCCGGCCCCAGACCTTTTCCAGCGCCATCGAGATTTCGCCGACGGTCGCTTTCGCGCGCGCGGCATCGACACCGAGCGCGAGCAGGTTGCCCGTGCCACTCGAAGCCGCATTGGTAAGCGCTTCGAGTTTCTGCGCCAGCACCTTCTCGTCGCGTTCCGCGCGAAGCCGCTCCAACTTCTCGATCTGGCGCTTGCGCACCGCCGAGTTATCGACTTTCAGCACTTCAATTTCGGCTTCGCTTTCCGGCTTGTACTTGTTGACGCCGATCACGGCCTGCATGCCCGCGTCGATGCGCGCCTGTGTCTTCGCGGCGGCTTCCTCGATGCGCAACTTCGGAATCCCGGCTTCGATGGCTTTCGCCATGCCGCCGAGGTTCTCGACCTCCTGAATGTGGTCCCACGCCTTCTTTGCGAGTTCGTAGGTGAGTTTCTCGACGTAATAGGAGCCGCCCCACGGATCGGCGATGCGCGTGGTGCCGCTTTCCTGCTGGAGAAAGAGCTGCGTGTTGCGCGCGATGCGTGCGGAGAAATCGGTCGGCAGCGCCAACGCTTCGTCAAGCGCATTGGTGTGCAGCGATTGCGTATGGCCCTGTGTCGCCGCCATTGCTTCGACGGAAGTGCGCACCACGTTGTTGAAGACGTCCTGTGCGGTCAGCGACCAGCCGGAAGTTTGGCAATGCGTGCGCAGCGAGAGCGAGCGTGTGTCCTTCGGGTTGAACGGCTTGATCAGCTTCGCCCAGAGCAGGCGAGCCGCGCGCATCTTCGCGATCTCCATGAAGAAGTTCATGCCGATCGCCCAGAAGAAAGAGAGGCGAGGCGCGAACTTGTCGATGTCGAGACCCGCGGCAATGCCCGCGCGAACATATTCCACGCCATCCGCGAGCGTGTAGGCAAGTTCGAGATCTTGCGTCGCGCCCGCTTCCTGCATGTGATAGCCGGAAATTGAGATCGAGTTGAACTTCGGCATGTTCTGCGACGTGTAGCCGAAGATGTCCGAGATGATCCGCATCGAGGGCGCGGGCGGATAGATGTAGGTATTGCGGACCATGAACTCCTTCAGGATGTCGTTCTGGATGGTCCCTGAAAGTTTCGAGGCGGGTACGCCCTGTTCTTCGCCCGCAACGATGAAAAGCGAGAGAACGGGAAGCACCGCGCCGTTCATGGTCATCGACACGCTCATCTGCTCGAGCGGGATGCCCGCGAACAGGGTGCGCATGTCGAGAATGGAGTCGATCGCGACACCCGCCATGCCGACGTCGCCGGTGACGCGCGGATGATCGGAGTCATAGCCGCGATGCGTCGCCAGATCGAACGCAATGGAGAGACCCTTCTGTCCGGCCGCGAGATTGCGCCGGTAGAAGGCGTTGGAATCTTCCGCCGTCGAGAAACCGGCATACTGGCGGATCGTCCACGGCTGCGTGACGTACATGGTCGGGTAGGGGCCGCGCAGGTACGGCGCGATGCCCGGCCACGTGTTCAGGAAGTCGATGCCGGCGAGATCGCGTTCGTCGTAGGCGGACTTTACCGGGATGCCTTCCGGCGTCAGCCACGGCTCTGCTGCGCCAGCCTGCGCACTCAGCGCGCTCTCGCGAAATTGAACCTTGGAGAAGTCCGGCAGCTTGCTCATGGCCTTATTTATACCCCGTCGCGCAGGATAATCACGCACCGCAATAATCTCTTATATTCCAGTCGTTTACGTGCACAAGCCGCAACCTGACAATGCAAGACCGAGCGCCGCGGCGGCCTGGGCGCCGCTCGCGCGTTTCATCGGCGCGGAAGCCGCCATCGGCCGCTGGGCCGAAAGCGGCGGGCGTTTACGTGCGTGGACCTACGAGTTCGTGCGCTTCGGCATTAAGCAGGCATGGGCTTGCCTGTTCGGCGGCTTGATGGTCGCGCTGATCATCGCGACGACGCTGTGGTATCCCCGTGGTGCCACGCTCGCACGCTACGATTTCCTGTTTCTTGCGGCGCTTGCCATCCAGATCGGCATGCTCGTTTTCAAGCTGGAGACATGGAACGAAGCGAAGGTGATCTTCATTTTCCATGTCGTCGGCACGATCATGGAAGTATTCAAGACCGGCGTGGGTTCGTGGATTTATCCGGAGGCCGGTTTTTTCAAGATTGGCGGCGTGCCGCTCTTCTCCGGGTTCATGTATGCGAGCATTGGCAGCTATATCGCGCGCGTCTGGCACCTTTTCGATTTCAGGTTCACGCGCCACCCGCCGCTATGGACTGTGTATTTGCTCGCCGGTGCGATCTACCTGAACTTCTACGCGCATCATTACATCTATGATTTTCGCTATTTCCTGTTCGCGTTCGCGTTCCTGTTGTTTGGACGGACGATGATCTACTACAAGGTCTGGCATGCGCATCGTCCAATGCCGCTGCTATTGGCCGCGTTTCTGGTCGCGTTATTCGTGTGGGTCGCGGAGAATGTCGGCACGATCACGAAGACCTGGCTTTACCCGCATCAGCTCACTGGCTGGCAGGCGGTGTCGTTCGCGAAATTCGGTTCGTGGTTCCTGCTCTTGTTCCTGAGCTATGCGCTGGTGGCGTTCGTGAACCAGCCGAGGAATGGCGTGCGCTGAGTTAAATGGCGCTTTGTGCCGTCTTGAGTGCCGCAATCACGTCGCAGCCCGCGAATGCGAAGCCGGTGATCCCGGCACTCTTATAGGCAGCTTCTTTTTCGCCGCCGCGTCCGGCGAGCCAGATGGCAGCCGCGCCGGCTTGCTTCAATGCCAGTGCCGTGGCTTCCGCCTGCGTTCCGTAGATTTCGTCCGACGAACAGATGCAGGCAATCTTCGCGCCGGATGCTGCGAAGGCCTTCACAGCTTCCTCCGCTGAAGAAAGATTCTCGCTCGGCACGGCCGCGATGCCGCCTGCCTCGAAGAAATTGCGCGCGAAGGTCGTGCGCGCGGTGAAGTCAACCGGCTTGCCGAGATTGGCAAGGAAAACCTTCGGCGCAGGGTTCATCTTTTCCGCCGCGTCGCGAAGGGCCTCGAACCCTTCCGAAAGCCGCATCCGCGGCATCGCCTCCGCAACCTGCGGGAAGGGCAGTTCGGCAAATTGCGGGTTCGTGTCCGCCACGCCTTCCTTGCCTTCCGCGATATTCGGAAACTCGGACGTGCCAGTCAGCGGGTCTTTGCGCCGGGCGATGTTGGCGAGGCGCGAGGCGCGCGTCTCTGTAACCTTCTTCTGGAGCAGACCCTTCTCAAGTGCAGCGGCGATGCCACCCGCAGCTTCGATTTCCTGAAACAATTTCCATGCGCTCTGGCACAATTCTTCCGTCAGCGTCTCGATGGAGCCGCTTCCCGCCGCAGGATCCCCCGCACGATGAAGGTTGGACTCTTCGAGCAGGATCAGTTGCGTGTTGCGCGCGATGCGCCGCGCGAACTCGCCGGGCAGGCCGAGCGCCGCGGTATGCGGCAGCACGGAAATCGAGTTCGCGCCGCCGAATCCGGCAGCCGCGACCGCCATCGTCGCGCGCAGCATATTCACGTTCGGATCGCGTCTGGTCAGCATCCGCCACGCCGTCTCGGTGGAAATGAAAATCGGCTTCGGCACCAGCGAGGATGCTTCCTCGATGCGCGCCCAGAGTTTTCGTAGCGCGCGAAGTTTCGCAATCGTGAGAAACTGGTCGGCGTCGGCGGCCAGTCGGAAGAAAAGTGCGTTCCGTGCATCGTCGAGCGAAAGTCCTGCCGCTTCGAGTGCGCGCATGTATTCGACGCCGCAAGCCAGCACGAACGCGAGTTCCTGCGCTTCCGAGCCGCCGCTCGCATGCACGATGCGCCCGTCGGCGGCGGCGAAACCGCCCTTGAAACCCTGCTTTGCAAGAGCGGCGATCTGCGCAGCGAACTGCGGCGCGATTTCCTTCCATGGCGCCCGGCTGCAGCCATGCAAGGCGATGGCGCCGAGCGGATCGAGGCCAAAGCGGAAATTGCATTTCGCCGGTTCCGCGCTGCGTTCTTTCGCGATTTCCGCAAGCCATAGCGGCACGTCTTGCGAGAGCGGACCGATGTCTAGTTCGATCTCTGCTGCGTCCAGCCAGAAATTCTCAAGCGCTTGCGATAGTGCTTCTTTGGTGGCGGGCAGGGCGAAGCCGTAGTCGCCGATTGCACCGGGGAAAACGAGCTTTATTCCCGTCGCGCCGTTTTCGAGGTCGTGCAGCGCCTGTTTGTTCGCCTGCTTCGCGTCGCGGAGTTCGATCCGTTGCACGACGGCCCAAGGCTCTCCGTCGATGCGGCCGGGCACGCGCGCGGTTCCCTTCGCGCGTTCGTAAAGCGGCTGGATCGCGATGCCGTCATAGGTTTTCGAAACCAGACGCTTGTCGAAATCGGCGCCCTTCAGGACGCCATCGACGAGCTTGCGCCATTCTTCGCGGGAGGCGGCAGGGAATTCGGATGCGAGCGGAAGTTCGGACATGGAGACACGCAAGGAATATATGTACCGGACGACCATGCCACGCGCGCTTTCGCACGCCAAACGGCAGATCGCCGCTACTCGGCGTAAGGGCGCACGGTACCGGGGTCGATTGCTGCGAGGGCTGTCGCCACGCGTTTGCCGCTGATTTCGAGATCGGGAGCGATTTCCGCAAGCGGCACCAGCACGAAGGCCCGCTCCAGAATGCGCGGGTGGGGCAGGGTCAGCTCCGGCGTGTCGAGGGCCGCGCCCTCATAATAAAGAATGTCGAGATCCATCGTGCGCGGGCCGTAGCGGACTTCCTGTTCGCGGTTACGGCCGAGCGCGGCCTCGATCCAGCGCAGGCGTGTCAGCAGCATGCCGGGCGCAAGCGAGGTTTGGATACGCACAGCCTGATTGAGATAATCGTCCTGCGCCACCGGACCCCACGGCGCGGTTTCATAGACCGAAGATGCAGCCGTGATGGTTCCGCATTGCTTCGCAATCGCATTGCGCGCTTCTTCCAGCAATGCGGCTCGATCGCCGAGATTGGAGCCTAGCCCGATATAGGCATCAGGCATCGCGCTTGCGCTCCACCGTGGTCGCGACGTAATCGAACTCGGCGTCGATCGGCGCTTCCGGTTTCTTCACCGTGACCCGCACGTTCTTCACTGCCGGAAAGTGGGCGAGGATTCCAGCCGCGACATGCGCCGCTGCCGCCTCGATCAGGTAGAAGTTCTTTCCGCGAAAAACCGAACTCGCGACGGCGACGACCTCGCCGTAATCCACCGTATCCGCGAGCCGGTCGTGTTTGACGGCTTCGCCAACATCGGTCTCCAGCGTGATGTCGAGAATGAAGCGCTGGCCGAGCCGCGTTTCCTCCGCGCCGACGCCGTGGCGTGCAAACAGCACGAGGCCCGCGATGTCGATGATGCCTTTCATGTCTGCCGGTCCGTCGCTTCGAGTACTTTGAGCGCCTGCACATGCGCGCTCACATCGTGCACGCGCACTACGGAGACTCCGGCCTGCGCCGCGAGCACGGTGGTGACAATGCTTCCGCCGATGCGCTCGCTCGGTTCGCTCGGCGATACCTTGCCGATGAAGGATTTCCGCGATGCGCCGAGCAGCACCGGATAGCCGGATTTGTTAAGCCGCTTCAGATCGCCGACGATGGCGAGGTTTTGTTCAAGCGTTTTGCCGAAACCGATACCCGGATCGAGCATGATCGTATCTGCTGCAGCTCCTGCAGTCGTTACTTTCGCAACGGCTTCTTCGAAAAAACCATCCATCTCCGCGAAAATATCGAGCGTGCCGTCGGTGCTTTCGCGGTTGTGCATGATGATGACGCCAGCCTCCGCGCGAGCAACCGCTTCCGCCATGCCGGGATCACGCGAAAGGCCCCATACATCGTTCACGATATGCGCGCCTGCGGCGAGCGCTTGTGTGGCGATGGCCGCTTTCGATGTGTCGATGGAGATCGTCGCTTCTGTTTTGGCGGCCAGCATCTCGATCACGGGCAGCACGCGCTCCAGTTCGGTCCGGGAGTCGACGGGCTGATGCCCTGGCCGGGTGGATTCGCCGCCCACGTCGATGATGTCGGCGCCTTCCGCGATCATCTTGATAGCAGCGGAGACCGCGTCATCGGCGTTGCGATAGGAGCCGCCATCGGAAAACGAGTCGGGCGTGACGTTTAGAATACCCATCACCAGTGGACGGCGGCGCAATTCGAGCTTGCGGCCGCGCGCGCGGAACGTCCGGTTAGGGGATTTTGTCAGCATCCGGCGAATAGACCCCCCGTACCCCGAAAACGCAAGCAAGAGGCGGGTGGTGACGCGTGCGCAGTGGCCTCAATAGGAGATTTGAAGGGGAAGGGTCTTCGCCCGTTCGATCCAGCGCTGGATCGTCTTCTCGCTAGGCAACAGGCGGACGAGCTTTTTGCCTTTGGTCGCCGCGGTTTCGTTCGCAACAACCATCTTCTGCGCGAGCTGCGAGGGCTTGCGCAGACGCAATTCGCGAACCGTGTCCACGCCCGCTGCAAACAGCAGTTCGGTGTAGTCGTCGCCGATGCCTTTGATGCGCATGAGGTCGGCCTTGTTGGCCAGACGGAGGATTTCGGAGGCGGAAATCTCCATCAGATCGGCGAGGGCCTTGCGTCCCCTCGGTGTTTTTGCCTTTTCGAGATAGCGCGTGGTCGTCCTGATCCGGAAGGCACGCAGCTTCTGCGCGCGGATCGCATCAATCCCGGCCATTTCACGGATGGGATAGGATGACGGGCGCTTGCTCTTCACGGCAATTTACTCCGGCGCGCGATGAGAAGGTCACCGCAGCGGGGCAGGCAGGTTGCAATCAGGCGGAATTTTCGGACGGGCAACGCAAGGCAAATAATTTTTGCGCTGCAAGGAAGAGGTCGCTCGACAGGTACCGGCGGGTAAAAGAACGACTCGCCATCCCGATCATGTCAGCCCCACTTCCTTCTCTTTACGACCGGACTTTCCAATTTTTTCGTCGGGCATCCGGTGCGCCCTGTCAAAAGATTTTTTTCCGGAAATCATGTTGACTGTTACTTTGTTTGGTAGTTGGCGGGCGGTTGGAACGGGACGGCAGGCGCACTATATCTTCGCAGTGCGCGCACGCAGCAGGGAGCGACGACATGGCGAATGCAGATACCGGTGACAAGATTTTCGTCGGCCTGGCGGCCAAGCCGCAATACCTGACGCTCGGTCTGGCGAACCGCCACGGCCTCGTCACCGGCGCAACCGGCACCGGCAAGACCGTAACCTTACAGGCGCTGGCGGAAGGTTTCTCGCGCGCGGGCGTTCCGGTGTTCGCTGCCGACATCAAGGGCGATCTTTCCGGTGTGTCGCAGCCCGGCGAAGGTAAGGACTGGGTGCTCAAGCGCGCGAAGGAAATCGATCTCAAGTACGAACCCGACGATTTCCCCGTCATTTTCTGGGACTTGTTCGGCGAGCAGGGCCATCCGATCCGCGCGACCGTCAGCGAGATGGGACCGTTGCTGCTTTCGCGCATGATGAATCTGAACGACACGCAGGAAGGCGTGCTCAATATCTGCTTCCGCGTCGCCGACGAGAACGGACTGCCGATCCTCGACCTGAAGGATCTGCGCGCGATGCTGACCTTCATTGCAGACAATGCGTCCGAACTGACCAAAACCTACGGCAACGTCAGTTCAGCCACCATCGGCACCATCCAGCGCGCGCTCCTCGTGCTCGAAAACCAGAACGGCGATAAGTTCTTCGGCGAACCGGCGCTTAAGATCGACGATCTGATGCGCACTAAGGGCGGCAAGGGCGTCATTAGCCTACTCGCGGCCGACAAGCTGATGAACAATCCGCGCCTTTACGCAATCTTCCTGCTCTGGCTGCTCTCCGAATTGTTCGAGGAATTGCCGGAAGTCGGCGACCCCGAAAAGCCGAAGCTGGTCTTCTTCTTCGACGAAGCACATCTCCTGTTCGACGAGGCGCCGAAAGTCCTGCTCGACAAGATCGAGCAGGTGGTCCGGCTCATTCGTTCCAAGGGCGTCGGCGTTTATTTCGTGACGCAGAACCCAGCCGACGTCCCCGAAACCGTGCTGGCGCAGCTTGGCAACCGCGTGCAACACGCGCTTCGCGCTTATACGCCGAAAGAGCAAAAAGCGGTGAAAGTCGCGGCACAGAGTTTCCGCCCGAACCCGAAGCTGAATACCGAGCGGGTCATCACTGAACTCGGCAAGGGCGAGGCGCTGACATCGTTCCTCGAAGGCAACGGCGTGCCGGCGATGGTGGACCGCACGCTGATCCGCCCGCCCGCCGGTAATGTCGGTCCGGTCACGGATGCGCAGCGCAAGGCGATCATCAACAAAAGCCCGGTCAAGGGCGACTACGACGAAGCGATCGATCGCGAGTCCGCCTACGAGATGCTCCAGAAGAAGACCGACCTCAAAACCCGGAACAACACGCAGTCCGGAGAGGAGGGCGGAGAATCTTCCGGCGGCATCATGGGCGGCATCGGCGACATGATCGGCGGCATCTTCGGTACCAACCGCAAGCGGGGAGAAAAGCTCTCTACCGGACAGAAGGTTGCGCGCGAGGTGACCCGTTCCGTCACGAACCGCATCGGCGGTGCGGTGGCCGGAGAGTTCGGGAAGAAGATCGCGGGTTCGATGGGCAACACCGTCGGCCGCGCAATCTTACGCGGCGTGCTGGGGGGAATACTTCGCCGCTAAAATTTCCGGCGAATCTGCCTCCGGTTGTGCATCCACTGGTTGCAAACATGAGACGGATTGATAACATTGGCCTTGGGCGGCCTCGGCCGCGCGGGATTTTGTCCGCGCGAACATTGGCCGGGGGTATGGCCGATGCGTTCTTTAATGGCGGCCCGGCTTGTGTTGCTGGATAGCGATGCCGCGCGCCGGGATAATTTGTGCAAGGAGCTTGATGCTCTGATCCCCGGCGTCGCCGGGATTTCCGCGGTCTCCGAAGCCGCGCGTTTCGTTTCGGGCCAGCCCGATCTCTACATCATCGATCACGGCAGCCTCGCTGCAAATGACGATGTCGCCGTGTTGCCTAATCCCTTCGCTGGCACTGGCGCAGCCACTATCTTGCTGCTTGCAGGTGCATCTACCGCGCAACGCCGTGAAGCGGCACGCGCTGGCTATACGGCGGTACTCGGGAAGCCGGTTTCGACCAGACTTCTCTATCGCCGCGTCGCGCATGTGTTGCAGATCGCGCGGCGTGTAAAACGCCGGGCTGAACAGGAGCAGAAGAAAGCGGCCAAGCCCGCATTGGAACTGGTGCCGCCCTCGGTCGCAGCATCGCAAGGTTGAGCGGCGTTCTCAGAAGCGGCCCATATTGCTAGCCTGTCCGCGAAAGCGGAGGAATCTCATGGCTCTGGATGCGGTGCTGGCGGCGGCGGACAAAAATCTCGACGCGAGCCTGGAGCGGCTGTTCGCGCTCATGCGGATCGAGAGCGTTTCGACCGATCTCGCCTTCTCGAAAAATGTGCGCGCGGCGGCGGATTGGCTCCAGCGTGAACTGACCACGCTCGGGCTGGAAGCAAGCGTGCGCGAAACCAAAGGGCACCCGATGGTGCTGGCGCACGGCAGGAAGGGCGGTGCCGGTCCTCGCGTTCTGTTCTATGGCCACTACGATGTGCAGCCGGCCGATCCCGCCGAACTCTGGAAGACGCCGGCCTTCGAACCTCGCCTTGTCACCCTGCCAAATGGCACCACGCAGATCGTCGGCCGCGGTTCTGCCGACGACAAAGGCCAGTTGATGACCTTCGTGGAAGCGCTGCGCGCGTTTCTCGATGCCGAAGGCAAGCTGCCGCTTCCGGTCACCATTCTCCTCGAAGGTGAAGAAGAAACCGGCAGCCCTTCGCTCGGGCCGTTTCTCGAAGCGAACAAAAAGGAACTGGCCGCCGACGTTGCGCTCGTCTGCGACACCGACATGTGGAACGAGACGACGCCCGCGATCACGACCATGCTGCGCGGTCTGCTGCTGGAAGAGGTCATTATTCGCGGTGCCGACCGAGATCTTCACTCTGGCCTGTTCGGCGGTGCTGCGATCAATCCGATCCGCGTATTGGGAAAAATCATCGCCGCCGTGCACGACGATCAGGGGCGCATCGCAGTCCCCGGTTTCTATGAAGGGGTCGACGAACTGGACCAAGGCGTGCGCGCGCAATGGCAGGCGCTCGACTTCGACCAGAAGAAATTTCTGGGCGAGATGGGTCTGGGCTTGCCTGCCGGCGAAAGCGGAAGGCACGTGCTCGAGCAAAT is a window encoding:
- a CDS encoding DUF4332 domain-containing protein produces the protein MAGIDAIRAQKLRAFRIRTTTRYLEKAKTPRGRKALADLMEISASEILRLANKADLMRIKGIGDDYTELLFAAGVDTVRELRLRKPSQLAQKMVVANETAATKGKKLVRLLPSEKTIQRWIERAKTLPLQISY
- the folB gene encoding dihydroneopterin aldolase; this encodes MKGIIDIAGLVLFARHGVGAEETRLGQRFILDITLETDVGEAVKHDRLADTVDYGEVVAVASSVFRGKNFYLIEAAAAHVAAGILAHFPAVKNVRVTVKKPEAPIDAEFDYVATTVERKRDA
- a CDS encoding DUF817 domain-containing protein, whose amino-acid sequence is MHKPQPDNARPSAAAAWAPLARFIGAEAAIGRWAESGGRLRAWTYEFVRFGIKQAWACLFGGLMVALIIATTLWYPRGATLARYDFLFLAALAIQIGMLVFKLETWNEAKVIFIFHVVGTIMEVFKTGVGSWIYPEAGFFKIGGVPLFSGFMYASIGSYIARVWHLFDFRFTRHPPLWTVYLLAGAIYLNFYAHHYIYDFRYFLFAFAFLLFGRTMIYYKVWHAHRPMPLLLAAFLVALFVWVAENVGTITKTWLYPHQLTGWQAVSFAKFGSWFLLLFLSYALVAFVNQPRNGVR
- a CDS encoding M20/M25/M40 family metallo-hydrolase, with the translated sequence MALDAVLAAADKNLDASLERLFALMRIESVSTDLAFSKNVRAAADWLQRELTTLGLEASVRETKGHPMVLAHGRKGGAGPRVLFYGHYDVQPADPAELWKTPAFEPRLVTLPNGTTQIVGRGSADDKGQLMTFVEALRAFLDAEGKLPLPVTILLEGEEETGSPSLGPFLEANKKELAADVALVCDTDMWNETTPAITTMLRGLLLEEVIIRGADRDLHSGLFGGAAINPIRVLGKIIAAVHDDQGRIAVPGFYEGVDELDQGVRAQWQALDFDQKKFLGEMGLGLPAGESGRHVLEQIWSRPTCDINGIIGGYTGQGSKTVIPAQASAKFSFRLVGRQDPAKLREAFRKFVTALVPADCKVEFLSHGGSPALQLPLDSPYLKKASAALGEEWGKPAVLKGSGGSIPIVGSFKRDLGMDSLLIGFGLDDDRIHSPNEKYNLSSFHKGTRSWVRILDKLRS
- a CDS encoding methylmalonyl-CoA mutase small subunit, whose amino-acid sequence is MSELPLASEFPAASREEWRKLVDGVLKGADFDKRLVSKTYDGIAIQPLYERAKGTARVPGRIDGEPWAVVQRIELRDAKQANKQALHDLENGATGIKLVFPGAIGDYGFALPATKEALSQALENFWLDAAEIELDIGPLSQDVPLWLAEIAKERSAEPAKCNFRFGLDPLGAIALHGCSRAPWKEIAPQFAAQIAALAKQGFKGGFAAADGRIVHASGGSEAQELAFVLACGVEYMRALEAAGLSLDDARNALFFRLAADADQFLTIAKLRALRKLWARIEEASSLVPKPIFISTETAWRMLTRRDPNVNMLRATMAVAAAGFGGANSISVLPHTAALGLPGEFARRIARNTQLILLEESNLHRAGDPAAGSGSIETLTEELCQSAWKLFQEIEAAGGIAAALEKGLLQKKVTETRASRLANIARRKDPLTGTSEFPNIAEGKEGVADTNPQFAELPFPQVAEAMPRMRLSEGFEALRDAAEKMNPAPKVFLANLGKPVDFTARTTFARNFFEAGGIAAVPSENLSSAEEAVKAFAASGAKIACICSSDEIYGTQAEATALALKQAGAAAIWLAGRGGEKEAAYKSAGITGFAFAGCDVIAALKTAQSAI
- the folP gene encoding dihydropteroate synthase; the protein is MLTKSPNRTFRARGRKLELRRRPLVMGILNVTPDSFSDGGSYRNADDAVSAAIKMIAEGADIIDVGGESTRPGHQPVDSRTELERVLPVIEMLAAKTEATISIDTSKAAIATQALAAGAHIVNDVWGLSRDPGMAEAVARAEAGVIIMHNRESTDGTLDIFAEMDGFFEEAVAKVTTAGAAADTIMLDPGIGFGKTLEQNLAIVGDLKRLNKSGYPVLLGASRKSFIGKVSPSEPSERIGGSIVTTVLAAQAGVSVVRVHDVSAHVQALKVLEATDRQT
- a CDS encoding class I SAM-dependent methyltransferase, which translates into the protein MLAPFKSGIAAADAYIGQHYFSVPGMSSRFAAAVGAATMRIQSEQGIAGHFVEIGAFAGRYFIALSHALTGDERAIGFDTFHWPSPKVKTALEDNIAKYGVPGRSIIVAADSLKLSAKEILALATGKKVLFFHVDGEHTPEHLANDMSLATQTLDERGVICLDDMLHAGYPTLPVIVHEFLKREPSLRVFCIIDREDIAAQTKYMICREPMFDFYIGQLLKAFPDNVWPLGADFRYEKKALVLSPDPKLPNFDDLL
- the folK gene encoding 2-amino-4-hydroxy-6-hydroxymethyldihydropteridine diphosphokinase, which codes for MPDAYIGLGSNLGDRAALLEEARNAIAKQCGTITAASSVYETAPWGPVAQDDYLNQAVRIQTSLAPGMLLTRLRWIEAALGRNREQEVRYGPRTMDLDILYYEGAALDTPELTLPHPRILERAFVLVPLAEIAPDLEISGKRVATALAAIDPGTVRPYAE
- the scpA gene encoding methylmalonyl-CoA mutase, which produces MSKLPDFSKVQFRESALSAQAGAAEPWLTPEGIPVKSAYDERDLAGIDFLNTWPGIAPYLRGPYPTMYVTQPWTIRQYAGFSTAEDSNAFYRRNLAAGQKGLSIAFDLATHRGYDSDHPRVTGDVGMAGVAIDSILDMRTLFAGIPLEQMSVSMTMNGAVLPVLSLFIVAGEEQGVPASKLSGTIQNDILKEFMVRNTYIYPPAPSMRIISDIFGYTSQNMPKFNSISISGYHMQEAGATQDLELAYTLADGVEYVRAGIAAGLDIDKFAPRLSFFWAIGMNFFMEIAKMRAARLLWAKLIKPFNPKDTRSLSLRTHCQTSGWSLTAQDVFNNVVRTSVEAMAATQGHTQSLHTNALDEALALPTDFSARIARNTQLFLQQESGTTRIADPWGGSYYVEKLTYELAKKAWDHIQEVENLGGMAKAIEAGIPKLRIEEAAAKTQARIDAGMQAVIGVNKYKPESEAEIEVLKVDNSAVRKRQIEKLERLRAERDEKVLAQKLEALTNAASSGTGNLLALGVDAARAKATVGEISMALEKVWGRHRAEIRAITGVYKREVGNMSDAVVRVQKLVEKFEADEGRRPRILVAKVGQDGHDRGQKVIASAFADLGFDVDIGPLFATPAEAARQAVENDVHVVGISSLAAGHLTLVPELKAALKKEGREDIMIVVGGVIPPQDYAEVKAAGAEAIFPPGTVIAEAAEDLLRSLSLKLGHDRAAAE
- a CDS encoding DUF853 domain-containing protein produces the protein MANADTGDKIFVGLAAKPQYLTLGLANRHGLVTGATGTGKTVTLQALAEGFSRAGVPVFAADIKGDLSGVSQPGEGKDWVLKRAKEIDLKYEPDDFPVIFWDLFGEQGHPIRATVSEMGPLLLSRMMNLNDTQEGVLNICFRVADENGLPILDLKDLRAMLTFIADNASELTKTYGNVSSATIGTIQRALLVLENQNGDKFFGEPALKIDDLMRTKGGKGVISLLAADKLMNNPRLYAIFLLWLLSELFEELPEVGDPEKPKLVFFFDEAHLLFDEAPKVLLDKIEQVVRLIRSKGVGVYFVTQNPADVPETVLAQLGNRVQHALRAYTPKEQKAVKVAAQSFRPNPKLNTERVITELGKGEALTSFLEGNGVPAMVDRTLIRPPAGNVGPVTDAQRKAIINKSPVKGDYDEAIDRESAYEMLQKKTDLKTRNNTQSGEEGGESSGGIMGGIGDMIGGIFGTNRKRGEKLSTGQKVAREVTRSVTNRIGGAVAGEFGKKIAGSMGNTVGRAILRGVLGGILRR